The DNA segment TCCGCCGCGGAGAAAGCGCCTCCCCGCTTGGTTTCGATCCTGGACCTCCCGACCGCCGGGTGGCGCAGCAGAGCCCGGGGGGCTCTGCGAAGCCGGCCCCCGGCGAGGAGGGAATCACTCAGAGAGAAGGGAACCACCCTGAGCGGGCCTCCCCCCTTCGCTCCCATCCGAAGTCCTCCGGCGAGGACGGAATCACCTCACTGCTTGGCCTCAATCTTCGACCACGAGTCCTTCAACCCCACCGTCCGATTGAACACCGGCTGTCCGGGGCGCCTGTCGGGATCCACCGCGAAGTAGCCCGTCCGCTCGAACTGGAACCGCTCGCCCGGTTCGGCTCCGTCCAGGCTGGGCTCCAGGCGCGCGTCGGCCAGGATCTCCAGGCTGCCGGGATTCAGCAGGTTCTTCCAATCCTGGCCTTCGGGCACGTCCATGGGATCCGCCTGCGTGAACAGGGGCTCGTACAGCCGCACCTCGGCCTTCACGGCGTGGGTGGCGCTCACCCAGTGGAGGGTGCCCTTCACCTTCCGGCCGTCGGGCGCGTTCCCGCCCCGGCTCGCGGGATCCCACTCGCAGCGCAGCTCCACCACATTCCCCGCGGCGTCCTTCACCACGTCCTTGCAGGTGATGAGGGCCGCGCCCCGGAGGCGGACTTCGGCGCCGGGCGCCAGGCGGAACCACTTCTTCGGGGCCTCCTCGCGGAAATCGTCCTGGTCGATGAACAGTTCCCGGGTGAAGGCCAGCTTCCGCGTGCCCTGGCCGGGATCGTCGGGATGGTTGGGCACGTCCACCTCGAAGGCCTCGACCTCCGCCATGTTGGTGATCACGACCTTCAGGGGGCGGAGGACGGCCATGCGCCGCGGCGCCCGCTTCTCCAGGTCCTCGCGGATGCAGAACTCGAGAAGGCCCGCGTCCGCCACCATGTCCCGCTTGGCCACGCCCACCTTTTCGGCGAAGGTCCGGACCGCCTCGGGGGTGTAGCCGCGCCGCCGCAGGCCGCAGATGGTCGGCATCCGCGGATCGTCCCAACCCCGCACGACGCCGTCCTGCACCAGCTGAAGCAGCCGGCGCTTGCTCATCACCGTGTAGGTGAGGTTCAGCCGGGCGAACTCGATCTGGCGGGGATGGGGCCGCTGAAAGAACTTCCCTTCGGCGTCCTGCGCCAGGAACCAGTCGTAGAGCGGGCGATGATCCTCGAACTCCAGGGTGCAGATGGAGTGCGTGATGGTCTCGATGGCGTCGGATACGCCGTGGGCGTAGTCGTACATCGGGTAGATGCACCACGCGTCGCCGGTCCGGTGGTGATGGGCGCGGCGGATGCGATACATGAGCGGATCCCGGAGGTTCATGTTGCCGCTCTGCATGTCGATCCTGGCGCGCAGAACCTTCGAGCCGTCCGGGAACTCGCCCGCCCTCATCCGGCGGAAGAGGTCCAGGTTCTCCTCGGGACTGCGGTCGCGGTACGGGCTGGGCTTCCCCGGCGTGTGGAAGTTGCCCCGGTATTCCCGGATCTCCGCTTCGGACAGGTCGCAGACGTAGGCCTTCCCCTGCTCGATGAGGTATTCCGCATAGTCGTACATGAAGGGGAAGTAGTCCGAGGCGTAGTGCTCGCCCTTCCACTCGAAGCCCAGCCAGCGGACATCCTCGCGGATGGAATCCACGTATTCCACGTCCTCCTTGACCGGATTGGTGTCGTCGAAGCGCAGGTTCGTGGCGCCCTCGTAGGCCTTCGCCAGCCCGAAGTTCAGGCAGATGCTCTTGGCGTGGCCGATGTGCAGGTAGCCGTTCGGCTCCGGCGGGAACCGCGTGAGCACCCGTCCCCCGTGCTTGCCGGAGGCGCGGTCCGCCTCGACGATCTCCTCGATGAAGTGGAGGCTCTTGGGTTCATGAATGGGCGATTCAGTGGACATCGGGGCTCACAGGATGCAAACCCCAAAGATACCAAGGCGTACCTGAAAAGGCTTTTGGAACCGCGAAAAGCATGAAAGCTCCCCCGCGGATTGGGTCGCCCAGCGTCCCATTTCGCGTGCCCGAAGGGCTTTCGCGTTTTTCGCGGTTCCCTGTTTTTCCCGCTCAGCCCAGTCCCGCGGCCACCTGGGTGGCGCGCTCGATGCCTCGGGCGACGACCGAGCGGATGCGACCGTCCTCCAACGCCAGCAGCCCGGCGATGGTGCAGCCCGCGGGGGTGGTGACCTCGTCCTTGAGGGCGGCGGGGTGGCGGCCCGTCTCCAGCACCATGGCCGCAGCGCCGAGGGTCATCTGGGCGGCCAGTTCCACGGCGACGGCGCGGGGCAGGCCGCACTGGACGCCCCCTTCGGCCAGGGCCTCCAGGATGACGAACTGAAAGGCCGGCCCGCTGGCGCTGAGCCCCGTCACGGCGTCCATGTGCTTCTCGTCGAGGTCCATAACCCGGCCCAGAGGCTCGAACAGGGCCCGGGCCTGGGCGAGCTGGACATCCGCCACGCCCGGTCCGGGCGCCAGAACGGTCATCCCCCGGCGGATGGCGCAGGGGGTGTTGGGCATGGCCCGCACCAGCGGCGTGCCGTCGGGAACGTAGCTGGTGAGCATCCCGAGGGTGGCCCCCGCCGCGATGGAGACCACCAGCGGCCGATGATCCAGGGCGCCGGCCTCGGAGAGGGCCGCCAGCAGGCCCTTCAGCTCCTTCGGCTTGACGCAGAGGAGGACCACCTCGGAAGCCCGGGCCGCGGCGGCCACATCGGCGGAGAGGTCCAGCCCCAGCGCTTCGGCCCGGGCGCGGCCCGCCACGGGATGGCGGGTAGCCGCGCGGATCCGCTCCGCCGGATAGCCGGAGGCTTCCACCAAGCCGGCGGCGATGGCCTGGCCCATGGTGCCGAACCCGAGCACGGCGAGGGCGGGAGGGGTGGGCATGGGAGCTCCTCGAAAACCGCCGGGGAAGAGGCGGGTCCTACTGATCCCGTCCCTGCCCCAGGGTCCACCAGGGGCAGTCGTGCAGCTCCGACACCACGAACCCCTGCCGCATGGCGGAGATCCGCTGGAACTGGATGCCGGCGGGGGTGTGGAAGCCCGTGGTGATCTCGCTCGGCCCGGAGCGGACCCCGAAGAAGAAGTCGGACTGTTCGAGGCCGAGGCGCACCACCGTCTCCTGAAGCGCCTGGCGGTGGTCCATTCCGTCGGGAATGCCCTGGATCACCTGGACCGTCTCCCCCGCGATGATCGTGGGGGCGTAGGCCGCGGCGCCCTGGTCCTCCAGGACGGCGAGGGTCAGGTGGGTGAATTCCTGGAGATCCATCAGATCCACCGCGCCAGGCGGACGGCGACTTCCTCCCGGCCCACCAGCATCAGGGTGTCGAAGATCCCGGGGCTGACCGGCTTCCCGCAGAGGGCGACGCGGAGGGCCTGGGCCAAGTCCTTGGTCTTGAGGCCGTGCCGGGCGAGGATGGCGTTGAACCCGGCCTCCAGCCCCTCGGGGCTGTAGTCGGCCAGGTCACGAACCTCGGCCAGGGCGGGCTTCACGGCGGGCGTCACGAACTTCTCCACGGCCTTGTCGTCGAAGGCGGCGGGCCGCTCGAAGGCGAAGCGCAGAGCCTCGGCCATGTCGGTGAGCGACTTTCCCTTCTGCGTGGCCTGGATGGCCTGGGCCTTCCAGGCGTCGGGCTTCGCGGCCCACCCGGCGGGCATGAAGGGGCGGAGGTGGGGCTCCAGCTCCTGCCAGGAGGCCCGCTGGATCAGCTTCTGGTTCATCCACTGGAGCTTGTCCATGTCGAACCGGGCGGCGCTCTTCTGGCAGTCCGCCAGGTCGAACAGCTGGATCATCTGCTCGTCCGTCAGCAGCTCCTCCTCGGCGCTCTCCACGGCGCGGCCGTCGATCTTGGGCGTCCAGGAGAGCCGCGCCAGGGCGAGGCGGACGGCGGAGGGCAAAAGGCCCATGGCCTGGTACTCCGTAATGCTGGTGGCGCCGTGGCGCTTGCTGAGCTTGGCCCCGTCCGCGCCGAGGATCATGGGCACGTGGGCGAAGGCCGGCAGCGCGTAGCCCAGGGCCGCGAACAACGGGATCTGCTTGGGCGTGTTGTTCAGGTGGTCGTCGCCGCGGATGACGTGGCTCACCTGCATGTGGGTGTCGTCCACCACCACGCAGAAATTGTAGGTGGGCACGCCGATCTCGCCGGGCGCGGCGCCGGTGCGGGCGATGATCCAGTCGTCCAGGCTGTCCGCCGGGAAGCGGGTCTCGCCCTTGATGAGGTCGGGCACGACGATCTCGCCTTCCGGGGGCATCTTGAACCGGATGGCCGAGGGCTCGCTCGCGTCGTGGTTCGCCGAGGCGCAGCCCTTTCCGGCATCCATTCCGCGGTTGTACTGGAACACCTTGCCGGCCGCCTCCACGGCCTTCCGCCGCTCGTCCAGGGCTTCCCTGGAGCAGCGGCAGCGGTAGGCCAGGCCCCGGTCCAGCAGGTCCTGGATCTTCGCCCGGTAGAGGTCCATCCGCTGCATCTGGCGGTAGGGGCCGTGGGGGCCCACCCAGCGCTCGGGATCGCCGGCCACCGGGCCCTCGTCCCAATCCAGGCCGCACCAGGCCATGCCTTCCTCGATGATGCGAATGTTGTCATCGGTGCTGCGGGACAGGTCCGTGTCCTCGATGCGCAGGATGAAGCGACCGCCGTGCTTCCGGGCGAACAGCCAGCAGAACAGGGCCGTGCGCACGCCTCCGATGTGGAGCATGCCGGTCGGCGAGGGAGCGAAGCGGGTGACGACTTGGGGGGACATGGAGGAGCCTCGGATCAAACCTCCAGTGTGCCCCAAGCGCGCGGACGGCGTCCCCGCAGGGACCAAAAGGCTCGGCTGGCGCTCCCCGCTACTTGATGTAGAGCTTCAGCTTGATCTCGACGGGGGCCTCGCCGCTGAACAGGCTGCGGTCGAGCACGACGGGGATCTCCACCACGCTGCTGTGGGGCATGTGCACGGGAGCGGGCGTTGCCGCGCTCGTTTCCGCGGGGATCTCCTCGATCTCCTCCAGCAGCTCGCTGGCGGAAAGTTCCTCCACTTCCAGGGGCCGGCTGGGTTCCGCGGCCCGCGGGGGCGCCGGCGGAGCGCCGCCGAGGAGGAGGGCCGGCGGCTCCTCCACCACGCCTCCGCCGTATTTCTCCGCCAGGCTCTTCAGGACCAGCTTGGCCACGCCGGTGAGGGTCTCCTTGACGCCCTCGCCCCGCATGGCGCAGGCCTCGAAGGTGGGCGCGCCGAAGAGGTTGATCTCCCGATCCAGGGTCTCCACGGGCAGAGCGTTGGGCGTGTCCCGCTTGTTCCACTGGATGACGTGGGGGATCTTCGCCAGCTCGGTCCCCTGCTCGCGAAGATTGGCGATCAGGTTCTGGAAGCTCTCCTTGTTGCTCTCCAGGGCCGGAGCCTGGGAATCCGCCACGAACACCACGGCGTCGGCGCCGCGCAGCACCAGCTTCCGGGTGGCGTCGTAGAAGACCTGGCCGGGCACCGTGTAGAGCTGGATCCGGGTCTTCATTCCGCGGATGGTGCCCAGTTCGATGGGCAGGAAATCGAAGAAGAGGGTGCGGTCCGTCTGGGTGGCCAGGGAGAGCATCTTGCCCCGGCCTTCGCCCGGTAGGGTGTCGTAGACGTGCTGGAGGTTGGTGGTCTTTCCGCACAGGCCGGGACCGTAGTAGACGATCTTGGCCGTCAGCTCCTTGGTGGCCGCGTTGAAAAGCACCATACCTTCACCTTCTTGATCTTCGGGGAAGATTGGCGGGTCAGCGGAGGGCCGTCAAGAAAGAACCGGGATTCCGCTTCCGGCCCCTCCCTTTCCGCAGATGCGCTACACTTCCGGCCATCCCACCCTTATCCGAGGATTTCCATGGCCAAGCTGCTGGTGCACGAAAGCGCAGGGGTCCGAACGTTCGAGATCGTGGATGAGGAAGTCCACATGGGGCGCGAGCTGGACAACACGCTGCGCCTCCCCGATCCCAGCATCAGCCGCCACCACTGCGTCCTCCGCAAGGCGGCCGGCGGCGGCTACGAGATCCAGGACCTGGAGAGCAGCAACGGCGTGCTGGTGAACGGCAGCCGCGTGCAGACGTCGCCCCTGCGGGACGGGGACCGCATCACCCTCGGCCAGATCCAGCTCACGTTCCAGGATCCGCGCCCCGAAGCCAGTCCCACCGTGGCGATCAGCGTCCCGAATCCGGTCCCCGTTCCCAGCGGCACCGTCCGGATGTCCGCGGACGAACTGGCGGCCATCCATACCGGCCCGCCACCCGCGGACCCCCCGGCCGCGCCTCCGGCTCCGCGGCCCGCGCCGCCCTTCCCTCCCGTCGCCCCCGCCGTGCCGACGCCCCTTCCGCCGGGACCTTCCGAACAGTCCTTCCTGGGCTCCCTGCTGCCCTCCCTGCCCGACGACGCGGTGCCCACCGGCGAACGGGGCGACCTGGGAACGCGGCTCCTGGCCATCCTCATCGACGTGGTGCCCGGCGTCCTCATCTATATCGCGTGCATCTTCCTCACCTTCATCCCCTACCTGGGCTGCATCCTCTGGCCCCTCCAGTTCATTGCATACGCGGCCTATTACTGGCTCTTCATTCCGTGGTGCGTCTCCAAGTACGGCGCCAGCATCGGGAAGAAGGCCATGAAGCTGCGGGTGGTGCCGGAGGGCGAACCCCGCGGTCGCATCGGCTTCGGACCGGCGGTCCTGCGCCAGATCGGGAACTTCCTGTTCCTGAACGTGATCGTCCTTCTCATCAAGGGCGACGAGCGGATCAGCCTCAGCGATCTGCTGGCGAAATCGGAAGTCCTGAAAGTGGATCGCTGAGGGTGATCCTCACCGGCCGCCAGATCCTCGAAGCGAAGGACCAGGGACGGATCCGCATCGATCCCTGGTCCGACGCTCAGCTCAACCCCAACAGCTACAACCTGCGCTTGGCGGAGGATCTCGCCGTCTACACCGGCGCCGAGCTGGACATGGCCCAGCCCAACGGGATCGAGTTCCTCAAGATCCCCGCCGAAGGGCTGGTGATCCGCCCCGGAAAGCTCTACCTCGGGCGGACCCAGGAGTACACCGAGACCCACGGAATGGTGCCCATGCTCGAAGGCCGCAGCAGCGTGGGCCGGCTCGGGCTGTTCGTCCACGTCACCGCGGGCTTCGGCGACATCGGGTTCTGCGGCTACTGGACTTTGGAGATCAGCTGCGTCCAGCCGGTGCGGATCTACGCCGGGGTGGGCATCTGCCAGATCTTCTACCACAGCATCAGCGGCGAGTACGACAGCTACGAGACCGGCAAGTACCAGCGGAATTCGGGGATCCAGCCGTCGATGCTGTGGAAGGATTTCGCCCGGGACGACAACCCGCGATAGGCCTAGAATCAGCCCATTCCTTCCCGAGGTGATCGATGCCCCTTCCGCTGCTTGGTCTGCTGCAAGGCCACTCCAACGACGCGGCCCTGGCGGGTCTGGCCGCGGCGGGGTGCATGGTGTGGGCCGTCGCCGCCCTCGCCATGGTGGTCTTCCCCATCTTCTGCTTCTGGCGGATCTTCCAGAAGGCGGGCTACAACGGCGCCATGGCGCTCCTGTGCCTCATCCCCGGGATCGGGATGATCATCGTCCTGTGCATCCTCGCCTTCGGCACCTGGCCCGCCGGACAGCGCTCCTAGCTGGTCCCGCCCGCGTCGTCCCACCGCACCTCGAAGGGCCGCACCTCGTGCTCGATGCCCTTCAGCGCGAAGCCCTCCAGCGGCCGGAGCTGGCCCACGCCGACCAGTTCCGCGGTGCGGGGGCCGACGACGATCTGGCCCGGCTTGGCCACGCCGCTCTCCAGGCGCGAGGCCAGGTTCACGGTGCTGCCCATCACGGTGTAGTCCATCCGCTTCTCGCAGCCGATGTCGCCCGCGAAGGCCTCGCCGCTGTTGATCCCGATGCGCATCCGCAGTTCGGGGTAGCCGTCCGGCCGCGCGGCGTTCAATGCGTGGAGAGTGGCCTGCATGGCCGCCGCGGCCTCCACGGCGTGGCGGGCGTGGTCGGGATCGGGATTCGGGGCCCCGAAGAAGGCCATCAGGGCGTCGCCGATGTACTTGTCGAGGGTCCCCCCGCGAAGGAAGATCTGATCCGTCAGCGCCTCGAAGGTGCGGTTCAGGATGGCCGCCAGGACCAGGGGCTCCATCCCCTCGCTCATCCGCGTGAAGCCCGAGATGTCGGCGAACAGGACGCTGATCTCGCAGCGCTGGGCCTGGAGGGCCGGCGCCTCCTTGCTCTGGCTGGACTTGAGGATCTGATCCACCACGGCGGGGCTGTGGTACCGCTCCAGGCGGCGGCGGAAGTTGGCCTCGCGCTCGCGCTGGATGCCGACGGCCGCGAAGTTGGCCATGGCGCTGAGCAGGTGCTCGTCCTCCCGCTTGAACCCGCCCTTGCTGAGGCTCGTCTCCAGATAGACCACCCCGAAGGCCTGGTTCTCCACGATCAGCGGCGCGCAGAGGGCGGACGAGATCCCGTGGATCTTGATGCTCTCCCCGGCGCTGAAGCGGGGGTCCATCCGCGCGTCGGTGGTGAGGATGGCCACCCGGTCCTTCATGGCCGTGCGGGCGATGGTCCGGCTGATGGGCGCCGTGTGCTGGCCGGGCTGCTCCTCCCAGACCAGCTCCGGCACCAGCTCCCCGGCCGCGTCGGCCAGGAGGATGAAGCCCCGCTGGCAGGGGATCTGGGCCGTCACCAGGCCCATCACCGACTCCAGCAGCTCCGGCAACCCCGCCGCCCGCAGGAGCGTCCCCGCCATGCTGGCCAGGCGCTGGAAGAGGGTGACCGCCTCGCCGGCCGGATGCTGCCCGCTGGCCTGGGCCAGCATGGCCTCCAGGCTGGCGTGGGGCACCAGGATCGAGCCCGAAGCGTCGAAGGCGCGGTCCTCCAGCGAGATCTTGGATACGGCGGCCCTGGGCGCCAGGGTCTGGTTCAGCCCCTGGAGCGTGGGGCCGGAAGTTTCCTCGCCCACCCACATCACCAGGACTTCGCCGAGCAGGACCTTGTCGCCGGGATTCAGGGGTAGGGGTTCCGCCAGGATGGTCCCATTGAGGGACGTGCCGTTCAGAGACTTCATGTCCGCCACGTGGGGGCGGCCGTCCTTGAGAAAGATCCGGGCGTGGACCCGGCTCACTGCATTGGCCTGAATCCGGATGGTGGCCTGCTCCCCCCGTCCGATGGTGAGGCCCTCCTCCGTGAGGGTCACGGGATGCAGGGCGCCGTCAACCTGGAGGGTCAATTTCATGTCGCAACCGGGAAAAGGGTGGATCCAGCACGCGGGTGCTGATCTTATCGGCGAGCCGGGGTAACCTATGAGGTTCCGCCGGAGGGCGGCCGGAGGCGCGTTGACCAAAGTCGGTTTCATGTCCCTGGGGTGTCCCAAGAACCTGGTGGACTCGGAAGTCATGCTGGGCCACCTGCGCCTCAAAGGCTACGGGATCACGCCGGTCCTGGAGGAGGCCCAGGTGCTGGTGGTGAACACCTGCGGGTTCATCGACGCCGCCAAGAAGGAGAGCGTGGAGGCCATCCTGGAGGCCGCCTCCATGAAGCAGCGGGGCGCCTGCGAGAAGCTGATCGTGGCCGGCTGCCTGGTGGAGCGCTACCGGGACGAGCTGATGGGGGAGATCCCCGAGATCGACGCCTGCCTGGGCACCCGCGACATCGAGCAGATCGCCGAGGTGATCGGCGCCGGCGCCGCCTTCGAGCTGGATCCCGATCCCGCCTACCTCTACACCGAGGCGAGCCCGCGGATGCTCACCACCCCCAAGGCCAGCGCCTACCTGAAGATCAGCGAGGGCTGCGACCACGCCTGCGCCTTCTGCGTGATCCCCCAGCTGCGCGGCGCCCAGCGGAGCCGCAGCGTGGAGAGCGTGGTGGCGGAGGCGGAGAACCTCGTCGCCCAGGGCGTCCTGGAGATCAGCCTGGTAGGCCAGGACACCACGGACTACGGCCGCGATTTCGGGGATCCGGACGCCCTCGAAAAGCTGGTGCGGGCGCTGGGGAAGGTGGAAGGGCTGCGCTGGGCGCGGATCCACTACGCCTATCCCAACCGCCTCACCGACGGGCTGCTGCGGGCCATGGCCGAGACGCCCAACTGCGCCAAGTACCTCGACATGCCCCTCCAGCACGCGGACGCCGGAATCCTCAAGGCCATGGCCCGGGGCGGCGGGCGGGCCTCCTTCCTGAAGCTGATCGAGAAGGTGCGCCGGATCGTTCCCGGCGTGGCCATCCGCTCGAACTTCATCGTGGGCTTCCCCGGCGAGGACGAGGCCGCGTTCGAGGAACTGAAGGCCTTCGTGCAGGAGGCCCGCTTCGACCACGTGGGCGTCTTCACCTACAGCCCCGAGGAGGGCACCTCCGCCTACGGGCTGGGCGACCCCATTCCCAAGCGCACCAAGGAGGCCCGCAAGCGGCGGATCCTGGAGCTGCAGCAGAAGATCGCCCGGGAGAAGAACCAGGAGAAGGTGGGCCAGGTCCTCGACGTCCTGGTGGAAGGCGCCCACGAGGAGACGGAACTGCTGGTGAAGGGGCGCCACCAGGGCCAGGCCCCCGACATCGACGGGAACGTCCTTCTGGTGGACGGCGCCCCCCAGGCCAACACCATCCAGCGGGTGCGGATCGTGAAAGCCCACGCCTACGACCTCATCGGGGAAGTCGAGGAGGGCGGGCTGGAGGCGAGCACCGCGGCCTACGAGGCGCAATTCCGGGCGCGGCAGGGCTAAACGGATCTGCGAAGGTTCTCGTAGGCCCTGGCGAACCTTCCCATCCGGGGATTTCGCATGCGCCTTCCGGCCCTCGCCCTCTTGTGCCTTCCCGCCCTAGCCGCCCAGCCGAACCCACCTCACGTGGCGATCCCCCGGCTGGCGCAGGCGCCTTCCATGGCCTGGGACGCGGACCTCTCGACCTGGGGCGAGGCGCGGGTGATCACCGAATTCGGGATGATGATGCCCGACGACAAGGGCAGGAACCGCTGGCCCACCACCGTCCACGTGGGCTGGGGGCCGGATGCCCTCTACGTCGCGGTGGAAGCGGGCGATCCCGAGCCGTCGAAGATCCACGCCGCCCGCCACATGCGGGACACCAACCAGGGCGACTTCGACTTCGTGGGCGTGGACCTGGATCCCTCCGGCAAGGGCCAGAGCATCCTCCGGTTCTTCGTGACCCCGCTCGGGGGGCAGATCGACGAGATCGCCACGGACACTACCGGCGAGAACGCCTCCTACGACTGCCTGTGGGATTCCACCGGCGTCCGCACGGCGGACGGCTACGTGGTCAAGATCCGCATCCCCTATAGCAGCCTCCGCCGGATGCCGGGGGACTGGGCCATGCGCTTCCTCCGGATCATCCCGCGGGAGCGCCGCTACGGCATCGCCTGGCCGGCCATGAGCAAGGACGTGCAGTGCGACATCTGCCAGATGGCCCGCGTCTCCGGCGCGCCCGTGGACAAGCCGGGCTCGCCCCTCCTGCTCCTGCCCATCGCCACCTTCAGCCGGACCCAGTCCCTGGAGAAGGATCCGAGCGCCTCGCCCCAGTCCCGGGCCCGGCTCGGACTCGACGTGCGCTACGCCACCACCGCCCTCACCTTCGAGGGCACCTACCGGCCCGACTTCGCCACGGCGGACGCCGATGTGGATCCGCTCCAGATCAACAGCCGCTTCAGGGTGCTCTACCCGGAGCGGCGGCCCTTCTTCCTCGAAGGGATGGACCTGCTGTCGCCGCTGTCGGCCCAGCGCCAGTTCTTCAGCCGCTCCATCCAGAGCCCGCTGTACGGCCTCAAGGCCTCCGGCCAGGGTTCCTTCGCCACCTGGACCGTGCTCCATGCCCGGGACCAGGACGGGGGCCTGCTCCTGGGCGCCAATGGCGCCGCGGGCACCGAGGGCCTGGCCACCCGCGACACCGCCGCCGCCCTTCGCCTCCAACTGGACCCGCGGGGGTCGGGCCTGTCCTTCCTGGGAACGGACAAACAGCTGGTGGGCGCCGGGGACGACCTCGGCGGCCGGAGCGGCGGCATCTACCTCGACCAGTACCTGGGCTCCCAATTCCACTTCATCGGAAGCGCCGTGGGCACCACCTCCCACCTGCCCCAGGAGGACGGGACGGTGCGGTCCCAGCGCGGCAGCTCCACCTCCGCGGAACTGGACTGGACCACCCGCAACTGGGTCGCCTGGGCCGTCAGCCAGACCACCAGCCCCGATCTGATGCTGCTGTCGGGCTTCATCGACCTCCAGGGCTACCGCCGGGACATCGCCGCCTTCGGATGGCGCGACAACTGGAACACCGGCGGCCTCTCCTCCGCCAACGCCACCCTCCGCTGGAGCCGCCTCACGTGGTGGAACGGTGATCCCATGGAGCGGGTGGTCGGCCTCGACACTTGGCTGGAGACCGCGGGCCGCCTGAGCTTCTTCTTCAACTGGGACGCCGCGGGCCGCGTGTGGGGGGAGGACCGAGTCCGCTCCGTGGCTTCCCGCGCCCTCACGGTGGGCGGCAACTGGCGGCGCTACGCCCAGGCCCGCTTCGGGTGGAACGCCAGCCGAGGCCGGACGCTGGATCTGGAGTCGGGCGATCCGGCCAAGCTGAATTCCGCCCAGCTCTTCTTCTACGGCACCGTGGGGAGCGTCTCCTACAACCTGTCGGCCCTGCAATCCGTCCTGGACCGGGAGGAGGACAGCCGGCGCCTCATCCGCGCCCGGGAACTCACCGCCACGGGCAGTTGGCAGCTTCCCGCCTTCTTCTACGTGAAGACCCAGGCCTTCGCCGTGCGCTACGACGGCGCCCACGGCGAGGGCGTGGACAAGTTCCTGAAGACCTTCGTCGGCTGGCAGCCCAACGCCTTCACCAACGCCTACCTCGGCTGGTCCGGCCAGCGCCGCCGCGACCCCGCGGCCCTCCTCGCCTCCGAGCGGATGGTAGAGCGCGGCCTCTTCGCCAAGCTGGCCTACGCCATGCAGTTCTGAGGCGCGGTCGGGTTCGGGACGCTCAAAGAAAGAAACGCGGAGGAAAACGGAAGAGGGGAGGAGAGCGGAGAAGAACAGTGAATCCCTCCGCTTTCCTCCGCCGCTCCGCGCTCCTCCGCTTTCAAAACGCTTTCCGAGAAACGCCACAGCCCCGAACGGGCCTACGCGATTCAGTTCTGATGTCGCTTTACATTCAAAGATAAGGAGCACCGCCCAGACGCCAAAGAAGACAAAAAAAGCTCCTTTTGCTTTTCTTGGCGCCCTTGCCGTCTTGGCAGTGGAAAGAGCCTGGGGTCTTGCTCTCGCATTCCTTTCCCCCGAAAGGCCGCGTCCATGGACCGCTACACTGGTCCGATGCTCGAACTCCGCGCCATCACCCGCGCCTACGAACTGGGCGGCGAGCGCGCCGGCGTGTTCGGCGTGTCGCTGGGCGTGCCCAAGGGCTGCCTGGCGGTGCTCGCGGGCCCCAGCGGCAGCGGGAAGACCACCCTCCTCCAGATCGCCGGGCTCCTGGACGCGCCGGACGAGGGGACGGTCCTGCTGGATGGACAGGAGATGTCCAGTCTTTCCGAGCGGGAGCGCTGCCGGCTCCGGCTGCGCCGCCTCGGCTTCGTGTTCCAGGCATTCAACCTGGTGCCCGTTCTCTCCGCGCTGGAGAACGTGATGCTCCCCCTCCAGCTCCAGGGCGTCGCCGATGACGAGGCGCGCGAGCGGGCGGAAGGGGCCCTGGCCCGCGTGGGCCTCGCCGACCGCTGCCACCACCGCCCCGGCCAGCTCAGCGGCGGCCAGCAGCAGCGCGCCGCCATCGCCCGGGCCCTCGTTCCCAATCCCCTCCTGGTGCTGGCCGACGAGCCCACCGCCAACCTGGACCACGCCCACGG comes from the Geothrix sp. 21YS21S-4 genome and includes:
- the gltX gene encoding glutamate--tRNA ligase; this translates as MSPQVVTRFAPSPTGMLHIGGVRTALFCWLFARKHGGRFILRIEDTDLSRSTDDNIRIIEEGMAWCGLDWDEGPVAGDPERWVGPHGPYRQMQRMDLYRAKIQDLLDRGLAYRCRCSREALDERRKAVEAAGKVFQYNRGMDAGKGCASANHDASEPSAIRFKMPPEGEIVVPDLIKGETRFPADSLDDWIIARTGAAPGEIGVPTYNFCVVVDDTHMQVSHVIRGDDHLNNTPKQIPLFAALGYALPAFAHVPMILGADGAKLSKRHGATSITEYQAMGLLPSAVRLALARLSWTPKIDGRAVESAEEELLTDEQMIQLFDLADCQKSAARFDMDKLQWMNQKLIQRASWQELEPHLRPFMPAGWAAKPDAWKAQAIQATQKGKSLTDMAEALRFAFERPAAFDDKAVEKFVTPAVKPALAEVRDLADYSPEGLEAGFNAILARHGLKTKDLAQALRVALCGKPVSPGIFDTLMLVGREEVAVRLARWI
- a CDS encoding FHA domain-containing protein encodes the protein MAKLLVHESAGVRTFEIVDEEVHMGRELDNTLRLPDPSISRHHCVLRKAAGGGYEIQDLESSNGVLVNGSRVQTSPLRDGDRITLGQIQLTFQDPRPEASPTVAISVPNPVPVPSGTVRMSADELAAIHTGPPPADPPAAPPAPRPAPPFPPVAPAVPTPLPPGPSEQSFLGSLLPSLPDDAVPTGERGDLGTRLLAILIDVVPGVLIYIACIFLTFIPYLGCILWPLQFIAYAAYYWLFIPWCVSKYGASIGKKAMKLRVVPEGEPRGRIGFGPAVLRQIGNFLFLNVIVLLIKGDERISLSDLLAKSEVLKVDR
- the proC gene encoding pyrroline-5-carboxylate reductase, which codes for MPTPPALAVLGFGTMGQAIAAGLVEASGYPAERIRAATRHPVAGRARAEALGLDLSADVAAAARASEVVLLCVKPKELKGLLAALSEAGALDHRPLVVSIAAGATLGMLTSYVPDGTPLVRAMPNTPCAIRRGMTVLAPGPGVADVQLAQARALFEPLGRVMDLDEKHMDAVTGLSASGPAFQFVILEALAEGGVQCGLPRAVAVELAAQMTLGAAAMVLETGRHPAALKDEVTTPAGCTIAGLLALEDGRIRSVVARGIERATQVAAGLG
- the dcd gene encoding dCTP deaminase, with translation MILTGRQILEAKDQGRIRIDPWSDAQLNPNSYNLRLAEDLAVYTGAELDMAQPNGIEFLKIPAEGLVIRPGKLYLGRTQEYTETHGMVPMLEGRSSVGRLGLFVHVTAGFGDIGFCGYWTLEISCVQPVRIYAGVGICQIFYHSISGEYDSYETGKYQRNSGIQPSMLWKDFARDDNPR
- a CDS encoding glutamine--tRNA ligase/YqeY domain fusion protein; this encodes MSTESPIHEPKSLHFIEEIVEADRASGKHGGRVLTRFPPEPNGYLHIGHAKSICLNFGLAKAYEGATNLRFDDTNPVKEDVEYVDSIREDVRWLGFEWKGEHYASDYFPFMYDYAEYLIEQGKAYVCDLSEAEIREYRGNFHTPGKPSPYRDRSPEENLDLFRRMRAGEFPDGSKVLRARIDMQSGNMNLRDPLMYRIRRAHHHRTGDAWCIYPMYDYAHGVSDAIETITHSICTLEFEDHRPLYDWFLAQDAEGKFFQRPHPRQIEFARLNLTYTVMSKRRLLQLVQDGVVRGWDDPRMPTICGLRRRGYTPEAVRTFAEKVGVAKRDMVADAGLLEFCIREDLEKRAPRRMAVLRPLKVVITNMAEVEAFEVDVPNHPDDPGQGTRKLAFTRELFIDQDDFREEAPKKWFRLAPGAEVRLRGAALITCKDVVKDAAGNVVELRCEWDPASRGGNAPDGRKVKGTLHWVSATHAVKAEVRLYEPLFTQADPMDVPEGQDWKNLLNPGSLEILADARLEPSLDGAEPGERFQFERTGYFAVDPDRRPGQPVFNRTVGLKDSWSKIEAKQ